From a single Alkalihalophilus pseudofirmus genomic region:
- a CDS encoding sigma-70 family RNA polymerase sigma factor codes for MQAQPFEEILTQYEPLIKGQLKKLNLYRNHDHFYQVGVCALWEAYRKFEEGKGSFSAFALHTVRGHMLMELRRERVYDERFVLKDQQVSSDFAVPAPLVEYCDDPLEELESYIGQLSPRERLWVQEAFVYEKKLGQIALEQHVSKNTVATWRKTALKKLRAAAR; via the coding sequence GAACCTCTAATTAAAGGACAGCTGAAGAAATTAAACCTTTACCGGAACCATGATCATTTTTATCAAGTCGGAGTATGCGCCCTGTGGGAGGCTTACCGCAAATTTGAAGAGGGGAAAGGGTCCTTTTCAGCTTTTGCCCTTCATACGGTGCGCGGGCATATGCTAATGGAATTAAGGCGTGAACGTGTGTATGACGAGCGTTTTGTGCTGAAAGATCAGCAGGTGAGTTCTGATTTTGCGGTACCTGCTCCTTTAGTTGAATATTGTGATGACCCATTAGAAGAGCTCGAATCATACATTGGACAGCTTTCTCCGCGCGAGCGTTTATGGGTTCAGGAGGCATTTGTGTATGAGAAGAAGTTAGGGCAGATTGCTCTTGAGCAGCACGTGTCAAAAAACACTGTTGCGACGTGGCGGAAGACGGCATTGAAGAAGCTGCGTGCGGCGGCTAGATAA
- a CDS encoding cation transporter translates to MQRVTLQIEKMSCGNCLETVKSALEGLDGVDRAYVHLEDKTARVDYDASRVNTKQMAEAVEEKGYMIVP, encoded by the coding sequence ATGCAACGAGTTACCTTACAAATTGAGAAAATGAGCTGCGGAAATTGCTTGGAAACTGTAAAATCAGCGCTTGAAGGACTCGATGGCGTCGACCGTGCCTATGTTCACCTAGAAGACAAGACGGCACGTGTAGACTACGATGCCTCGCGCGTTAACACCAAGCAAATGGCCGAAGCCGTCGAAGAAAAAGGATATATGATAGTACCGTGA
- a CDS encoding nuclease-related domain-containing protein, protein MELALTFLILVALGALIVVGPTYIRYHSSTYGKASGNTFRETVANQGVYGEFMTYYTLEKIEGSYKLLSNLYIPRKNGTTTEIDLMMIHKTGIYVVESKNYSGWIYGHENQKYWVQTLESKKKNRFYNPIWQNEIHIKALKYALQRDDGDLFNSLIVFSERCTLKEVTCDSLNVAVMKRNKLKSMLANQIKVAPSILTDFEMNKIYYMLKTYANADESVKIAHIESVKKRVRW, encoded by the coding sequence ATGGAGTTAGCATTAACTTTTCTTATATTAGTTGCATTAGGAGCTCTTATTGTTGTCGGACCAACTTATATCCGCTATCACTCCTCTACTTACGGAAAGGCAAGCGGCAACACATTTAGAGAAACTGTTGCTAACCAAGGAGTGTACGGTGAGTTTATGACATACTACACGCTTGAGAAAATAGAGGGCAGCTATAAATTACTATCAAACCTCTACATCCCACGAAAGAACGGGACAACCACTGAAATTGATCTGATGATGATTCATAAAACAGGAATTTATGTCGTTGAATCGAAAAACTACAGTGGCTGGATCTACGGCCATGAGAACCAAAAATATTGGGTGCAGACGTTAGAAAGTAAGAAGAAAAATCGTTTCTATAACCCAATCTGGCAAAATGAAATTCATATTAAAGCGTTAAAATATGCATTGCAACGGGACGACGGTGACCTTTTTAACTCGCTCATCGTATTCAGTGAGCGATGCACGTTAAAAGAAGTGACATGCGACTCTTTAAATGTTGCTGTCATGAAACGAAATAAGCTGAAATCGATGCTGGCTAATCAAATTAAGGTCGCTCCATCAATATTAACCGATTTCGAAATGAACAAGATCTACTACATGTTGAAGACATATGCAAATGCAGATGAGTCAGTGAAAATAGCTCATATCGAGAGTGTGAAGAAGCGAGTAAGATGGTGA
- a CDS encoding restriction endonuclease, producing the protein MIKDQLVKGELIAKRDEVTYLFSYGNNQASILYLEARVLSAPMHPDAFLKMGYWEDYTGGVDLEAVIPTLRLETESGELVAINKPNTAPQCFVFRQSANDQKTLFNEIEKGRLRQGWSFAEGLSLLNGKDQFIQAFEQATAQWDPVKQWGTLSRMLNIKSGDYIVVPKQPDAKHFTIMQAKPREAELSCYDFIEPLKGTNDYRHVIHIDTENIQVIHYEAIYPAVIKRLLKSRAYSSPVNMVRKKGFKEAIHTLMTEAEKTELRQAHPLQAKMKEVEKRLYQEWVEEARNLTPSDFEKVVKSFMETNGFTIKRANQYDRLGGDIDLKCTKEVPLYTPFEPSTMEVMYYIQVKKHKGTTDAAGVKQLNQMVDHLPLENGKHVQKILLSLADDFSDECKKLADESEVLLIDGMTFAEMYVKSGE; encoded by the coding sequence ATGATTAAAGATCAGCTTGTAAAAGGTGAACTCATTGCTAAAAGAGACGAAGTCACCTATTTGTTCAGCTACGGAAATAATCAAGCGAGCATTCTCTATTTAGAAGCGAGAGTGCTAAGTGCACCGATGCATCCGGATGCCTTTTTGAAGATGGGATACTGGGAGGATTATACGGGCGGAGTCGATCTAGAAGCGGTCATTCCAACATTACGACTTGAAACGGAATCAGGAGAGCTTGTAGCAATTAATAAGCCCAATACCGCTCCGCAATGTTTTGTTTTCAGGCAGTCTGCAAACGATCAAAAAACGTTATTTAATGAGATTGAAAAAGGTCGTTTAAGACAGGGTTGGAGTTTTGCAGAAGGGTTGTCGCTGCTTAATGGAAAAGACCAATTTATTCAAGCGTTTGAGCAAGCAACTGCACAGTGGGATCCAGTAAAACAATGGGGAACATTGAGCCGAATGCTCAACATTAAGTCAGGAGACTACATCGTGGTACCTAAGCAGCCAGACGCGAAGCATTTTACGATTATGCAAGCTAAGCCGAGAGAAGCGGAGCTCAGCTGTTATGACTTTATCGAACCATTAAAAGGGACAAATGATTACCGCCACGTTATACATATTGATACTGAAAATATCCAAGTTATACATTACGAAGCGATCTATCCAGCTGTGATTAAACGCCTCCTGAAATCAAGAGCTTATTCAAGCCCCGTCAATATGGTAAGAAAAAAAGGCTTTAAAGAGGCTATTCACACTCTTATGACAGAGGCTGAAAAGACAGAACTCAGACAAGCTCACCCACTACAAGCAAAAATGAAAGAGGTCGAGAAAAGGCTGTATCAAGAGTGGGTGGAGGAGGCAAGAAACCTCACGCCAAGTGACTTTGAAAAAGTAGTCAAAAGCTTTATGGAAACTAACGGATTTACGATTAAACGTGCAAACCAATACGACCGTCTTGGCGGTGATATTGACCTCAAATGTACAAAGGAAGTACCGCTCTATACTCCATTTGAGCCTTCTACTATGGAAGTAATGTACTATATCCAAGTGAAAAAGCACAAAGGCACAACTGATGCTGCAGGCGTGAAGCAGCTAAATCAAATGGTCGATCACCTGCCTCTTGAAAACGGGAAGCATGTTCAGAAAATTTTACTCTCGCTTGCAGATGATTTTAGCGATGAGTGTAAAAAGCTCGCTGATGAAAGTGAAGTGCTGCTGATTGACGGAATGACATTTGCTGAGATGTATGTGAAGAGCGGGGAGTGA
- a CDS encoding YgiT-type zinc finger protein, translating to MKTCPICKSEMYEDASEELGLGEDEVILDAFSAWMCRGCTYIEEIMEDDKND from the coding sequence ATGAAAACTTGCCCTATTTGCAAGAGCGAGATGTATGAAGATGCCTCAGAAGAGCTCGGTTTAGGTGAAGATGAAGTGATACTAGACGCCTTCTCTGCCTGGATGTGTCGAGGCTGTACATATATTGAGGAAATAATGGAGGATGATAAAAATGATTAA
- a CDS encoding copper amine oxidase N-terminal domain-containing protein — translation MKRLMMCVVMLVLGFVLILGTANETKAASTVVKMDGAEVVNGRTLVPLRSVFEELGANVIWNQQQKTVTITHGAKKIMLKIDSNQVNVNGQPQTIDVAPAIIGGRTYVPLRFISETIGAVVKWEPASKTAIVIYNGKELHIKTYRSFLRDTAKTYRFSHYEGISVLTFFETKNNRDYWQTAFTYDETETGMIYYRETANGLYMGTKWNDGNYNENLELKYPLAVGSSWVNYNPGGYGYTRSTITSTDKTFRILGETYTNTVEVKVVSSTGYSYIAYYKAGVGLVGALNVNGECGEQCAVLREVR, via the coding sequence ATGAAAAGGCTAATGATGTGTGTGGTGATGCTCGTGCTCGGGTTCGTTCTTATTCTAGGAACAGCTAATGAAACAAAAGCTGCAAGTACTGTCGTGAAGATGGACGGGGCAGAGGTCGTAAATGGAAGAACGCTCGTGCCATTGAGGAGTGTGTTTGAAGAATTGGGTGCAAACGTTATATGGAATCAGCAGCAAAAGACAGTCACGATCACACATGGCGCAAAGAAAATCATGCTGAAAATCGATTCGAATCAAGTCAATGTGAATGGTCAGCCGCAAACAATTGATGTTGCACCGGCGATAATCGGAGGCCGGACCTATGTACCGCTGCGCTTTATCAGTGAAACAATCGGGGCTGTGGTGAAATGGGAGCCAGCAAGTAAGACGGCCATCGTCATTTATAACGGAAAAGAGCTTCACATCAAGACGTATCGCTCGTTTCTAAGGGATACAGCAAAAACGTACCGGTTCTCTCATTATGAAGGAATTAGTGTATTGACGTTTTTTGAAACGAAGAATAACCGCGATTACTGGCAGACAGCTTTTACGTATGATGAGACCGAAACAGGGATGATTTATTACCGCGAAACGGCAAACGGGTTGTACATGGGTACAAAATGGAATGATGGAAACTACAATGAGAATCTGGAGCTAAAATACCCGCTTGCGGTTGGAAGCTCATGGGTTAACTACAACCCAGGAGGTTACGGCTACACGAGGTCTACGATCACTTCCACAGATAAGACCTTCCGCATTTTAGGAGAAACGTATACAAATACAGTCGAAGTAAAAGTGGTCTCAAGCACTGGATACAGTTATATAGCCTACTATAAAGCAGGAGTCGGACTTGTTGGGGCTCTTAATGTGAACGGAGAGTGCGGAGAGCAGTGTGCGGTTTTGAGGGAAGTAAGGTAA
- a CDS encoding SDR family oxidoreductase, with translation MDLRNHQTDGQPKQSQSRQPGIESEMNPLPIYEDDNYIGTGKLKGKIALITGGDSGIGRAVAVAYAKEGADLAIVYLDEHQDAEDTKARVEKEGVKCLLISGDVGEESFCNEAVEKTVEELGGLDILVNNAAEQHPKQSIKEITSEQLEKTFRTNFYSYFYFTKKAIDYLKPGSTIINTTSINPYRGNPQLIDYTATKGAINGFTRSMAQALVKDGIRVNAVAPGPIWTPLIPATFPEDAVAEFGTDTPMGRPGQPVEHVGCYVLLASNDSSYMTGQTLHVNGGDFIST, from the coding sequence ATGGATTTACGAAATCATCAAACCGATGGACAGCCAAAACAATCACAAAGTCGTCAGCCTGGTATTGAGAGTGAGATGAATCCTCTCCCTATTTATGAAGACGATAACTATATTGGCACCGGAAAGCTGAAAGGAAAAATCGCTTTGATCACAGGCGGTGACAGCGGGATCGGCCGCGCGGTAGCCGTGGCGTATGCGAAGGAAGGTGCAGACCTTGCGATTGTATACCTAGATGAACACCAAGATGCCGAGGATACGAAAGCCCGTGTTGAAAAGGAAGGGGTGAAATGCCTCTTAATTTCAGGAGATGTCGGTGAGGAGTCATTCTGTAATGAAGCCGTGGAAAAAACGGTAGAGGAGCTCGGAGGATTAGATATTCTAGTGAATAACGCAGCCGAGCAGCATCCAAAACAAAGCATTAAAGAGATTACGAGCGAGCAGCTTGAGAAGACGTTCCGTACGAACTTTTACTCGTACTTCTACTTTACGAAAAAGGCAATAGATTACTTGAAGCCGGGAAGTACGATTATTAATACGACTTCTATTAACCCGTACCGCGGCAACCCGCAGCTGATTGACTACACTGCTACAAAAGGTGCGATCAACGGCTTTACCCGTTCAATGGCTCAAGCTCTTGTCAAAGACGGCATCCGCGTTAATGCTGTTGCTCCTGGTCCAATCTGGACGCCGCTGATTCCAGCAACCTTCCCTGAGGATGCAGTTGCTGAGTTCGGGACTGACACACCGATGGGACGACCAGGCCAGCCGGTTGAACATGTCGGCTGTTATGTGCTGCTAGCAAGCAATGACTCGTCGTATATGACAGGTCAGACGCTGCATGTAAACGGCGGAGATTTTATTTCAACTTAA
- the rpsN gene encoding 30S ribosomal protein S14 — MAKKSMVARQKKRERLVAQYAEKRRELKEKGDYAALAKLPRNSSPTRLNNRCEVTGRPRGYLRKFKLSRIKFRELAHKGQVPGVKKSSW, encoded by the coding sequence ATGGCTAAGAAATCAATGGTTGCCCGTCAGAAAAAGCGTGAGCGACTCGTTGCCCAATATGCTGAAAAGCGCCGTGAATTAAAAGAAAAAGGGGATTATGCAGCACTTGCTAAATTGCCGCGTAACTCATCTCCTACAAGATTAAACAACCGCTGCGAGGTAACAGGACGTCCGCGCGGATATCTGAGAAAGTTCAAATTATCTCGCATTAAATTCCGTGAACTTGCTCACAAAGGACAGGTCCCAGGTGTGAAGAAATCAAGCTGGTAA
- a CDS encoding DUF3221 domain-containing protein — translation MKRTIYWLLAAFILTIVSYTLYDKVINPPYKGTVVQIDGNNMLVAADTKIQIEGKPSEDEVQSYMNDSIWFSTSEDQIANVKVGDKVKVSSGDYVETSLPPRMDAIKVKKLR, via the coding sequence GTGAAAAGAACGATATATTGGCTATTAGCTGCTTTTATATTAACAATTGTATCTTATACCCTCTATGATAAGGTTATAAATCCGCCTTACAAAGGGACGGTGGTCCAAATAGACGGAAATAACATGTTGGTCGCAGCAGACACTAAAATTCAAATAGAAGGTAAACCTTCGGAGGATGAGGTTCAATCTTATATGAATGATTCGATTTGGTTTTCTACATCAGAAGATCAAATAGCAAATGTTAAAGTAGGAGATAAAGTAAAGGTGAGTTCTGGGGATTATGTTGAAACATCACTTCCACCTCGAATGGATGCCATAAAGGTAAAGAAATTAAGGTAG
- a CDS encoding copper amine oxidase N-terminal domain-containing protein, which yields MKQAIIGFVLGASIFGTAAAYAAGGGKNIEVFYNINDIKIDKVSNMPHQDPFIYMSTAYVPLRFVSEELGAEVRWDGENRVIHIGEMENPTPAYFGREVDSINREVAEGGELRYVFNERHVPINDSTGEMQRHFLLSTLGGAPGETNSHFIEFPLGDNYEYFHASFGNLENHSNPMNTQKVVEIYLDDHKAAEYSITAEDAPETIKLELNGAEKISFHFKLAGEGDQSASSYEAALFNPFFTRK from the coding sequence ATGAAACAAGCAATTATTGGATTTGTCTTAGGAGCTTCTATTTTTGGCACGGCTGCTGCATATGCTGCAGGAGGAGGGAAGAACATTGAGGTATTCTATAATATTAACGATATTAAGATCGATAAGGTGTCGAATATGCCTCATCAAGATCCCTTTATCTACATGTCTACAGCGTATGTACCTTTACGGTTTGTGAGCGAAGAACTTGGAGCTGAGGTGAGATGGGACGGGGAAAATCGAGTTATTCATATTGGTGAAATGGAGAACCCGACTCCTGCATACTTTGGAAGAGAGGTCGATTCGATCAACAGAGAAGTGGCAGAGGGCGGAGAGCTTCGTTATGTATTTAACGAGAGGCATGTCCCGATAAACGATAGCACCGGGGAAATGCAGCGGCATTTTCTATTATCAACGCTCGGAGGGGCACCAGGTGAGACAAACTCTCATTTTATTGAGTTTCCTTTAGGAGATAATTACGAGTATTTCCATGCTTCATTTGGTAATTTAGAGAACCATTCTAACCCAATGAATACACAAAAAGTGGTTGAAATTTACCTTGATGATCATAAGGCTGCGGAATACAGCATAACAGCAGAGGATGCCCCTGAAACGATCAAGCTAGAATTAAATGGAGCAGAGAAAATATCATTTCATTTTAAACTAGCGGGAGAAGGAGATCAGTCTGCATCAAGTTATGAAGCCGCACTCTTTAATCCGTTTTTTACTAGAAAGTAA
- a CDS encoding aspartyl-phosphate phosphatase Spo0E family protein: MVEQHQLSRKEIEVRIEMIRDIMVYCGTVNGLAHPETIKYSQELDHMLNKLEERCDSRVTNTQY, encoded by the coding sequence ATGGTTGAACAACACCAACTTTCTAGAAAAGAAATTGAAGTAAGGATAGAAATGATTAGAGACATTATGGTCTACTGCGGAACTGTAAATGGACTCGCTCACCCAGAGACGATTAAATATAGTCAAGAATTAGATCATATGTTAAATAAACTGGAAGAACGCTGTGACTCTAGAGTAACTAACACTCAATACTAA
- a CDS encoding Fic family protein, which translates to MKYEKLSKVFYKDGEQFFEKEIERRKNCYGSYLTSLSIQGFRKGRLLNETYKLFYVNTHKLMALNNQVLLNSSKITTLVSKLPPYVIEPYFQKLIVNEAQSNNEIEGIRSTKKQLKEVLNDLSKPDSKHKRFRGLMKTYFFISQIKPFKDITDFRKLYDQLVSDEINQEDEPDGKLFRKGYVEVNDGTSTTHIGLESETKIIEALHSLIRFLDNEDHLELYRYMVAHYYYEYIHPFYDGNGRTGRLLVCSYLSRYLDRYSAITFSYAVNKDKSKYYKALEEIPSPLNKGETTFYLIDMLELLKTGQEGIIEDLELNLAKLERIQTYFQSEKWAEKGEARYLLQLMTSLHAFVDDDTSMSVTELMEMSKSTRYKINKIMLHLEEEDYVELVTQRPKTYKIREEFLESVLL; encoded by the coding sequence ATGAAATACGAGAAGCTTTCTAAGGTTTTTTATAAAGATGGGGAGCAGTTTTTTGAAAAGGAAATTGAAAGAAGAAAAAATTGTTATGGAAGCTACTTAACCTCTCTTTCCATACAAGGCTTTCGTAAAGGACGTCTTTTAAATGAAACGTACAAATTATTTTACGTGAACACGCATAAATTAATGGCATTAAACAATCAAGTATTATTAAACAGCTCTAAAATTACTACACTTGTCAGTAAGCTGCCTCCATATGTCATCGAACCTTATTTTCAGAAATTAATTGTCAACGAAGCGCAAAGTAACAATGAAATCGAAGGAATTAGAAGTACGAAAAAGCAATTAAAAGAGGTTTTAAATGATTTAAGTAAACCAGATTCAAAGCACAAACGTTTCAGAGGGTTAATGAAAACCTACTTCTTTATATCACAAATTAAGCCCTTTAAAGATATTACAGACTTTAGAAAACTTTATGACCAGCTTGTCTCTGATGAAATTAATCAAGAAGATGAACCTGACGGTAAATTATTTCGTAAAGGTTATGTAGAAGTTAACGACGGAACCTCAACTACACATATTGGACTAGAATCTGAAACTAAAATTATTGAGGCACTGCATTCTCTCATCCGTTTTCTAGACAATGAAGACCACTTAGAGTTATACAGATATATGGTTGCTCACTACTATTATGAATACATCCACCCATTTTATGACGGAAACGGGAGAACAGGACGCTTGTTAGTTTGTAGTTATTTGTCCAGGTATTTAGATAGATATTCAGCTATCACTTTCTCCTACGCAGTTAATAAAGATAAATCGAAATATTACAAAGCGCTCGAAGAAATCCCTTCGCCTTTAAATAAAGGTGAGACTACTTTTTATTTAATTGACATGCTAGAGCTGCTTAAAACAGGACAAGAAGGAATCATTGAGGACTTGGAACTTAATCTAGCAAAATTAGAACGGATTCAAACCTACTTCCAAAGCGAGAAATGGGCAGAAAAAGGAGAAGCAAGATATCTATTGCAATTAATGACCAGTTTACATGCTTTCGTAGACGATGATACATCAATGTCTGTCACAGAGTTAATGGAAATGTCAAAAAGCACTAGATATAAAATAAATAAAATTATGCTGCATTTAGAGGAAGAAGACTATGTTGAATTAGTGACCCAACGCCCTAAAACGTATAAAATACGGGAAGAGTTTTTAGAGTCTGTTTTACTTTAA